Sequence from the Erythrolamprus reginae isolate rEryReg1 chromosome 2, rEryReg1.hap1, whole genome shotgun sequence genome:
CGCAAAACAGAGTGATTCTATCCATTTGAAGGATACAGatgtaatttatttctttttctttgatttctttaaagagaggggagagatgtTTTGGGGTGAAGCCAACAGTGCAGAGAGCAGTGCAGTCAATAACAGACCAATTAGATGGCAGTTCTGTGTGCTTGGGCCAAATTAAGCAGTTCCCTGCCTACAAAAACATCCTCTTTTTGCAATGTCTTGAATCCTAGCAGAACTGAAAATTATCAGAGCTGCCTTCAACAATATCAAGTAGGCTTTGAATTGGGATTAGAATGGTTTGCGAATGAAAAGATCGGTGGCCATTCAATTAACTAAATTTTACCTACAGATTGGGTGAGGTGTCATTTCCTGTAACAAAAATTAGATGGGCTGGTTTTGGtctttggaatggaatggaatagaatagaatagaatagaattctttattggccaaatgtgattggtcaaacaaggaatttgtctttggagcaAATGcactcagtgtgcataaaagaaaagatacatttgccaagagtcatgaggtaaaacacttaatggttgtcatatggtacaaataaacaatcaaaaatAAGATTAATCCTTGTTACAAACCTGAAAAGCAACCAGCCTTTTGTGAACCTTAGGAAACAAAGTTACCTGCTTATTATGGTCTATTTCAAATTGCTGGCATTCTTTGCTGGCTAGGCAGCAATGAGAAGGATATTTCTCATGAACTTGATAGAAGTAGGAACTGTTGAAATCTGCATAGTTGTTGAATCCACAGCATTTCAACTAGAACAGAAAGATGCATGGAGTTTGCAGTTGCCAAAAGACAGGGGAGCAGCCAGAAAATATATTGACTATCCCAAAGTTGCTAAGATATAAATTCAGTACCAATGGGAGCTTTGATATTAAAACATTATAAGAAATAACACACTACAAACAAAATCTATACATTTGGAGATTTATGTTACCCAATTCATAATGCTTAATGTCTCACAAACTAGGTAGGTCATTTTCCAAGGGTTTTCTGGAGTTAACAGAATGATAAAATCGAGGTCAGATGAAGTAATAGTACTGCTTTACAAAGCCTTAGTGCAGCCACATTTGAAATATTGCATCCGTTTTTGGTCaccataatataaaaaagatgttgatattctgtaaagagtacagagaagagcaacaaaaatgattagggggttGGAGGCTAATACATATGAAGAActattgcaggaattgggtatgggtAGTCTAGTGAAGAAGAGAGAATGACTATGGGAgaatgatagcagcattccaatatttgagaggctgctacAAAGATGAGGGGGGCAAACTCTTTTCTAAAGCATCAGAAGGCACGGCAAGAACCAATGGATAGAAGCTAATCagaagagaaacaacctagaactaaatataaatttcctaatggtgagaatAATCacccagtggaatggcttgccttcagaagttgtggatgatctatcactggaggctttcaagaagaaattggacaaccatttatctgaaatgagtCTCCTGTTCATgctgggggttggattagatgacttcCAAAGTACCTTCTAACTATTATTCTGTTACTTTGTTATTCAGTTGGTTTTCCAGATTGCTGTACACATACAATTCATTAtattttctctgtctttctgttctTTCATACATTTTATTGCTGCATACAGAGATTAAAACAGAACAGTCTAGATGTACAATCAAATTAAATCATAAATGAAAAAAGATTTTCCTCACACATATCCtagtatttatttaaaattcagCTGTATTTGAACAAAACTGTAGCAGATTTCAAAATCAGAATTTATTTCAGTTAGTGGGAAACAGACTAACAAGATTGCAATGGCATGTGAGAAAGTCATTTGAGCACTGACATATTATCATAGGTTAATTTTCAGCAGTAACTATGTTATATCCTATGTGGATATAAAATTTGAGAGATCATTTATGAAGACCACTAGACCACTAGACCTAAGACAGAACCTTGACATATTGCATTGcattccctccatgtagatgttgctccattgaggactacctgctgaGTGTGATTGGTAACTGGTTGTGAATCCATCTAGTGGTGATAATGTTTGTCCCACATTGTTCTATCTTTCCCAAAAGTACGTTGTGTTCTACTTTGTTAAATAGCCTACCGAAATCCAAGTTTATACATATTTCCTTGatccactaatttagtcactttattAAAAAAGGCAATCAGATGTTGCTGTTGCTCTGCAAATTGATGCAAAGCTCATTGATCTGTAGTTTCCTAGATACATAATGGATCTAGGAACCACATCGGTTCTTTTCTAGTCCTTTGGTAGTTCCcaagtgctccaggatctttgaaagatcctggagcactggcATCTGAGATCTTGTCTATCAACTCCTTCAGAACTCTGGGATTTAATTCATGTGGTCCTGGTGATCTGAACAGAGTGAATAGGTGTTCTTACCATTTCTTGTCTATTTTAACTTGTATTCCTAGCCTGTCTTTTAGGGTTCTGCTTTTGGCaggtttggattatttttttttcttttctatgaaGACAGATACAAAGAATGAATTTAGCCATTCTGCTTTTTCTTTGTGTCTGTCACCTTCTTGTCATTTTCTCCCATTAGTGGACTGATTTTTTTGCTTGACTTTTtccttgttatttttttaaagtttaaaaagaaactatttaaaaatatttttggcattTGTTGTAAATGTTCATTTTGAGTCTTAACTTTCCTGACTTCATCTTTGCAAATTCAGTCTATATGATGGTGTTCTGCCTtatgtgtccctctttccatttccccACCCCTCTTTGGTAATTTCCTGGTTGTCCAGGATGCTCATTAGAGAGTTCCCCGGTGCTCCAAGATGCTCATTAGAAAAAGATCCAATCTAAAGATGAATTTCCTGACAAgagaacaattagtcagtgaAAAAGCTTACTCCCCTGAGTTATGAGTACTCaattgctggaggtttttaagaaaagatagaATGTTAATTTGTCCAGGATGGTATAAGGATTCCTGCCTTggacaggggattggactagaaaacttCTAAGATCCTTTCCAGCCCCATGATTGTATGATTTTATAAAACTACTCTTTGCCAGCTGAATTACCTGTTTCATTGTAGTGTCCCAAATGGCTGTGAGATCTTCTTGCCTCCCATAGTCTTCTTTTAAAGTCTTCATGgcccagtatttcaagtgttCAACAAATATATTTGTCTGGAGTCAAGAGGCATATTAATGGTAAATGATAATATTACAATTTGTCACTTAACTTCCATATAATATAGTTTAAAGTGTCATCTGCCTTATCAGCTGTTCAAAACCTTTCACTATAATTGGGTGAAATGTGTCATCAacaagcggtggaagtgatgtgccggtgcctggaggctgttggggcctggatgggtgtcaacagactcaagctcaacccggataagacggagtggctgtgggttctgcctcccaaggacaatcccatctgtccgtccatcaccctggggggggaattattgaccccctcagagagggtccgcaacttgggcgtcctcctcgatccacagctcacattagaacaacatctttcagctgtggcgaggggggcgtttgcccaggttcgcctggtgcaccagttgcggccctatctggaccgggactcattgctcacagtcactcatgccctcatcacctcgaggttcgactactgtaatgctctctacatggggctacctttgaaaagtgttcggaaacttcagatcgtgcaaaatgcagctgcgagagcagtcatgggcctacccaggtatgcccatgtttcaccatcactccgcagtctgcattggttgccgatcaatttccggtcacaattcaaagtgttggttatgacctttaaagcccttcatggcatcggaccagaatatctccgagaccgtctcctgccgcacgaatcccagcgaccgattaggtcccacagagtgggccttctccgggtcccgtcaactaaacaatgtcggttggcgggccccaggggaagagccttctctgtggcggcaccgactctctggaaccaactccccccggagattagaactgcccctactcttcctgccttccgtaaactccttaaaacccacctttgccgtcaggcatgggggaactgaacatctccccctgggcacgtttaatttatgcatggtatgtctgtgtgtgtgactgttagcatatggggttttttaaatatttaaatattttaaattgtctgattgcttatgatttgttttttacatgttgtgagccgccccgagtcttcggagaggggcggcatacaaatctaagtaataaataaaataaataaataaataaatcagcctgCCTAAATTTAGATATActtaaaaaatttaattaaatttagatATACCTTTAGATATACTTCCAGATATCATAGTAGGTTGGGTATTGAGTAGCATGtggaaaaaagggggaggggtggGGTTTGTTAGCCATGACTTACCACAGTGGAGAAAATCAGCACCACAACAGCACACACCACTTCTGCTGTGAAGATTACCAGTATAACTGCAAAAAACTAGAAACAGAGAAATGTGCTGTTCACTACCAGCAAAGCTAGAGCTCAGAAATGCCACTTAAGGCTTGGGGTTTAGGCAAGATCTAAAtaaaatcattttccaatatttttaaatagacAGATTCATTATTGCACCATATAATTGATTTTAGTTGTCAGAAAGAGAAACAAACATACTGCAGTAAGTAAACAAGGTGTGTTATTCTTTCTTTTGTTGAgtttgttagcaatagcacttctataccacctcatagtgctttacagccccctgtaagcagtttacagagtcagcatattgcccccaacaatctgggacctcatttttatccaccttggaaggatggaaggctgagtcaaccttcagcctggttggatttgaactgccaaactgcaggcatttggcagtcagcagaactagcctgaagtactgcagtctaaccactgcaccaccacagctcatagTATGTTCTCATggtattaataatatttatagaGCAACACATTGGGCATACTGTACTTATAACGACTATAAATGATGTCCATGTGGATTATAAGGGATGGAAGGCCTGCCAAAAGTGAAATAGCCTGAGACTGCCCCCACACAATACTAGGGCTATGCAGCATTTTGAATTTGAAAGCACATATGTATATGTCCTCAGGGACCTATCTACAACTCCTTTAATTTTTCATAAGTTTTCTGTTGATGAAGAATCCAAGtagaataattctttatatcaTCTATTAACATTTTAAGAGAATTTTAAGTAACGAAAAATAATATTCCTGCCCATCTAACTGGAATTTTTGAGTAATATCAATATCAAGAACTGATTTCAATCCAGCCCCATAAAGTAAATAAGACTCAAAaaatgcttgaaaaagagcctgGTGATCCTTTGATGATGAATGCTAGTTGAGACATTTATTTTGGGACTCTACCAGCATATTCAGAAGAACTGGAGGTTAGAACAGGTTTAGAAGTATCGGTTAAGTCAATGTGAGAGTAGCCATGTATAAAGTTTACATCTTAGCAACTTCATAACACCCACATTTGGTCCATGGCAATATCTTTTTGCAAATAACTTACTACTAGCAGGAGACATCTGCTTTCTTTCACAGCTCCCCAACATCCCAAAAAGCCCATGATGAAAAGGATGCTGCCAACTGTTATGCACAGGTAACCCACATGGAGCAGAAGCATCATTTCTGGTGCAGCAACTCCAAGGATCTTCTCAAAGGAATCACCATCTACCTTCACCCAGATACCAATGCCCAGCAAAGCCAGGCCCCCTAGCTGggaggcaaagagagagaaaCCAGAAGGTATCATTTCTGCATTAGAAAGTTCTAATTCTGCAATAAAAACTTTTGAGCAAAAAGGACTGTTTACTAGCTTCAACATTTCATTCCTAACAAACTGAACAAGTTTCAATTGACTGATTAGAAACATTTATAAATCTCTCCCTTACCATAATGGATAGTCAAGGCAATGTACAatctatacagatagtccttgacttacaactatataACTGAGCTCAGAATTATAATCACAAGCTGTTGCAACTGTAAGTCATGGTACTCACATGGCCAGAAGTAAATTTCCAGCCTTTTTTGCAAGTCATTAAACAAATATTGAAGTCATTAAGTAAAAGCTACAGTTGTTAAGCCAACCCATTCATTTGAATGAGTGTTTTTTTAATTGGAAATCAGCATAAAATGCTGAAAACTgaccaaacaaaaaaaaacccattgcaaATTGTGGTCAACTGACCATGGTAGGCTGCAAACAGTTGACTCTCCTGATATGTAGACAGTGTGATAATTTATGACAGCTGGAAGTgcttccccattccaggggaagaagAGATCGctgcgtaataacgatcccttgtggGAATCTGCGCATGCGTTGTCATAGCTGAACGCTCCGAAAGAAGGCTCCCAGAtgtggaaaagtaaaagtaaaagttaaccctcaacaacctctctagcttggtgaaagtggattgagaggagagcGAACTGAACAAGCTGTGGAAAAACTTTattagaaggagttaaaagttgaagcaagtgaCTGTTTTTAACGTGTCTGTGTGAAGAAGCGAGAACAAAGAGAAGATGGCGTCTACCGAGGagttggagggaaagatggattcgCTACTTAAAGGCTTTGCTGACATGGGGAAACTGCtccaagaaatgaaaaaagatttatctgcATTGGGAACTGGAATGACAGAattgaaagaacaatccaaagcacaagatcaaagaattgggaaactggaggtgggaaAATCTCGCCAGGAACTTCGCATCATAAATCTGGAAGACAGACAGCGCCGATCTAATCTTCATTTGAGaggtttccccaaagattttgcgGAGAGCAAACAACTTGTTCAAGAAATTCTTCAGTGGCTCATTGAGAATAAAGttaaatgtgagttgcaagaattcgAAAGAgtgcattgggcttttggatcccGCAAGCGTGGGGACTCAAAGGACATTATTGTAAGATTTGTTTCAGAGAGGAGAGCTGCAGAAATATTTAAAgagttgaaacagattttaaacttacgttacaaagcttctccaatacgcgttttaaaagatttgtctgctgaaaccctcaagatgagaagCCAGATGAGAGAAGTAtcctcccaactttatgaaaatgggATCAGGTTTTCGTGGCGCTATCCTGCTACaataattgtgtttaaagattccaaggttttccaggcgagatcgttagaagagggaagaaagctgctttttcaatTGGGGTTAAATCCGGAGGGAGCAACCCAGAGTCAGTCATCGGTGGATCGACCAGATGCAGCAGAAGAAGAATTGTTTCTCCAACCGTTCAGTGATGCAGGGCAAAGTAAGGGAGAAAAGATTGCAGCACTTCAAAGAGAACTGGCCTCActccaggcagagaagaaagacgagccaagggttactcgacagaagaaaaaataataaactgaactgagttgacttgctaatatggtatcAGGTTTTTCAACcaattattcttttttctgtacttcTTGTTTGGTTGTTCTCGTTAGTTaacagggggagaggagggaaggaggggggaatcttttattatgttgtaaaatggggaagaagggggggctttctgagggaacgcaggtccaggagtgcctcttagtaacggaagtttttttcgttgcctccccctgggggggggggagaccagggtggggattcattgtaatgaaaaaatatttttccggtaggctctgttttgttggaaggggaaatgcatttaaattatgtaaatgggtgatataggattattatcgctgaatgtaaatggtctctcatcacagaaaaaacgttatagaatcatgaagctggcaaaggacagtaaggcagatgttttatttttatctgaaactcataagggaagggaaaaaacagacagattagtCACAAATGCAGAGTGGAaggaagtttatgagtcgagaggaatgaataaggcaaaaggagttgccatcttgttgcaccgaagagtgcattttcagttaagtaatattaaaagggacaaagatggcagaatgctatttattaaggggaaaataagtaacaagctagtaaccttagcagtaatttatgctccaaatgtaaatgcaaaacaatttataataaatgtaaaacggaaactagatgAATTTGCGGAAGGTATTGTGattttagcaggtgattttaatctggaattaacagcagggaagggggaaaagaaaaaattacatcTAAATAAACTCAATATGATGGATCTTCATTAAAACGTAGTTAATagagatactttctattctgcaagacataataaatttagctgtatagactatatgttaattaataaaacagataaggtaaagtttaagaaagcggaagtaaaaactatttggctatcagaccatgctcctctgttagctgtgatagagatagaggtttgtagtaaacaaagaatttggaggtataaccccattgtctcagcaaatgaggagagcagaattaaattacaaagggaacttaatggattcttttgtattaatgcaacaggtgaggttaaacaaacaatagtttgggatacacataaagcagtaatgaggggcaactgcattagtactgaagcttttattaggaaatcctgggatgttaagaggaataatttattaaaagaaatagatttaatccaagaaactttaaaaattacaagaaatagagaatggaatttattattatcatttaagaaaaagaaattgcaattacttgatgaagaaagatggaataaaatgaatatgattatgaaacatagaattagaggttggagtaacaaatcaatgaagcaaatggtacattatttgaaaaaaagaaaagagaaatcttacatctctgctttaaaagataaggatggtgtaataaaacgtagtaatgtagaaatggaaaaaataatgagagatttctatggggaattatataaaaaagagtatgttgttttgcaaacctcagaggttaaaaagaaattagaggaagaagatgcccaaatgttaaatgcaaaaattacaagtgaggagatatctagagttattaagggattgaaaccggccaaagctccaggtccagatggttttactgctgaatattataaagtgtatatgaatgaattattaccgcatatggagaaattgttcaataatgtattggagacttttgaaactccaaagacgtggaaaatgtcagaaattataacggtcccaaaaccagatcatgatttaatggatccgagttcttatcgccccatcagcctattaaatcaagattataagatatttatgaaaatattggcaaatagggtggagaatatattaccaaaaataattggagaagatcaatatggatttgtgaaaggaaggaaaatttatgaaccaataagaaacgtggtcaatgttttacaccatgttaccagtaccaaaagaaaattatgcattttaaaattagatgtctataaggcttttgacaaagttaaccatgactacctatttcaattatgaaaagacttaaatatgggaaacatattttgtagagttatagaaacaatatataaggataatgtggctcaaattagagtaaatggcaatagaacagaaatggttaaaattcaaaatggaactaagcagggttgcccactatccccaatgttatttgcattagcaattgagaccctagcaaacaaaattagaaatgataaggaatggagaggctatcaaataggggaattggaattgaaattaaacttatttgtagatgatgctatagtgatgtctgaaaccccaattgaaatgatgaaaagaataatgatactacttcaggaatttaaagatcaatctggactgaaggttaatatagacaaatcagaggtaatatgtttaaatacaggccctaaagagcaaatcgagattcaaaaaacttcaggactgaaactaggttgtaaaaaaatgaaatatttgggaatttggttattcaagaatccaataaaaatagcaacggccaattataacctaatatggaaaaaaatccagaagcagattaaaaattggaagggtaaaaagttaggaagaatggctaagattagggctcttaagatgatgataataccaaaaatgatgtatttgtttcaggttctacctggtagttttcctgaggcaaaattaagagaatgggataacagactaaatttttggattgaaggagataaaaaacccagaataaggcaACATTGGCagattgcacaagagaaagaggggcggtggggcagcccatgtctagtattatatagaaatgcatttcaaatggaaaggttaatggagctacagttatggggggaaaagaaatgggtaggaatagaaaaagaaattaataatataaataataaagaactattatttaaaaattggagtagaattgaaaccagtaccttaagtgatccttttaaagcatgtttagaaatatggcttaaatggcagaggacaagtgggataaaggtatccaggctatcaacgttacatgtattgaatataggggatgacgttaatctaagtagaattattaaaatattaaatagtaaaggaataacgagaattgagcaattatatgagaaagatggaagagttagtagaactagattggaatggtggattggtaaacagaaatggttgcagattaatgcaatatgtacatacttaaacaaaagtgagaataaagaagccttcttacgggaagaaaatagtgtagaaaaaataataagtgaaaagacaAATGAAAGTAAAGTACAAGCCGgtagtatatatagaatgctattgcaaatgAAAGAagaagtttaacaagatgttggcaggatgatttacaaatagatgaaagagaaatgaaagaaatagtagaaaatatatacaagattaaaaatacgagagttagagagatgagaagaaaaatcttacataccgtatttttcgctctataagacgcacctgctgataagacgcacctagattttagaggaggaaaatagaacaaaaatattttgagccaaaaagtagctatcacacatgagcaagttcttgcatccataattctatcctttctatgtcttcctccctctttcctccctcccactttcctttctatctctccctccctcttttctttctatctttccctccctctttcctttctatctctccctccctctttcctttctatctctccctccctctttcctccctccctctttcctttctatctctccctccctctttcctccctccctttttcctttctatctctccctccctctttcctttctatctttctttccccctgcctttctccaagcccttccttttccctctccctaactacccccttctccctcctttctatctctccctccccctttctctctcccttccttcatctttcattccctctctctccatccctcttcctttctctcttccttcctccctcttttttgttctttctctctccctccttccctccctctatgtctttccctcccccttcttcccccctctctttctctttctcttgctttctttccctgtctttctctcttgcttactttctcgctttctttctcattctctctcccctcctttctctctctctctctttctctctcgttcaccacgccggcaacagagagaaaaagagagagagagagagggagagagagtggagggcgccgttgtcttcgcctctgcccggcagctctgcagcgaagaggaaacagttgcgcaccgcctcccgggagcccggacgacttttggagccgttttgttttcggccgggcggaggcggcgcgcggaggcgaagacacggtgcccggccacgctccgcctcctgggagcccagctgaaaacaaaatggctccaaaaatcggctgggctcccaggaggcggagcgtggccgggcaccgtgtcttcgcctcagtgtggctctgcagtgaagaggaaacagtcgcgcaccgcctcccgggagcccggctgacttttggagccgttttgttttcagccgggcggaggcggcgcgcggaggcgaagacacggtgtacggtgcttcgagacctccccgcctcctgaagcgattcccgtagccttcccaaaggctcagaaccgccaacgctcctccggtgctgctccgcctcctaaacctgcgcggtggaggcgtcccccggcccagcacttccggaggccgaaaggcgcggctctcttcggggttgggaagaggagaggcggcgacagaggcggcggtctccagatgagtatatcgccgcccccccctctgctccagcgcctccccccccctccctgcctgcatcttcgctccataagacgtggcggatttttcatcctactttgggaggaaaaaaactgcgtcttatggagcgaaaaatacggtaaatggtactatacacctgtacaaattgcacacttccaggggaaagagaagggcatatgttggcacggatgccagaaaaaaggaatttttatgcatatgatctgggagtgtgcagaaattcagaaattctggaatgtagtccagaatgaaattaataaaatgttaaacattaactggattattacaaaagaaatagcaattttaatcaaatatagagaactaggagaatttaaggaaattaaaaccgcagcattggaaagtgctcaagcggtgatggtattaggatggaaagattctacaaaatggacactacaaaattggtactggtatatggtggatcacatacattttgaaattatggaaataagattacataattttgat
This genomic interval carries:
- the TSPAN16 gene encoding tetraspanin-16 codes for the protein MNICFSFLKMMMFVFNGVIFLGGLALLGIGIWVKVDGDSFEKILGVAAPEMMLLLHVGYLCITVGSILFIMGFLGCWGAVKESRCLLLVFFAVILVIFTAEVVCAVVVLIFSTVTNIFVEHLKYWAMKTLKEDYGRQEDLTAIWDTTMKQLKCCGFNNYADFNSSYFYQVHEKYPSHCCLASKECQQFEIDHNKQGCLFEFEMFLDHNGKIVGGVALAIGIIELAAMVVSLILYFHIGTKV